GTTGGCGTGGAGAATGATGCTGAAAATCGAGCAAAGATTAGGAAATTTGTCATCCAAAACAAACGCAAAATTCTCCGGGCGCCAGCGCGAGTGGCCGGGCCGGCAGATCTGGCGCTGCTTGAAAAGGCCCATTGATCTTCGATGCTCCCGGCGGTATGACCAAAGAAACCGTGCCGACTATAGAGAATCACCTTGCTTCTTGCTTCAAGTTTTGCAAATTTTCGTCGTCATTCTTGGGGGCTGCTTGTGGCCTCCTCCGCCGACGCTCATCTGCATGGGGCGCTTGATCATGTTCGATCCGTTTTGTTTTGCGGGCAACTCTTCACACCATTCCCGCACCAAATCCTTTCTAGCACGCGAGCGCCAATTCGCGCGCCAGGGCCGGCGATTGCATCCCGCGTCAGCACGTGTGTCAGGTGCTGCTCAATACTTCAACCAGGAAATGATTGCGAATTTCATAGTATCGACTCATCGCCATGCGCGGCGCACGGCGAAGTTAAACAAAAGGCCGTGGGTGCTTTTATGAGGGAGAACATGCCATGAGGCCAATCACCTGGCAATTGATCGCCACCTTGCTGCTGTCAGCGCTGTTACACCTTGCACCAAAACTTCAGGCCCAGCAGCCGCCCTATCCGATCATTCTCATTCACGGTCTCAATGCCAGCTATGCCACTTGGACGGAGGCCGGCGGCGTTGCGCAGCAACTGCAAAGTTATGGTTGGAGGAATGGCGGGGTCGTTCACGTGACCCTGGATTACTACCGCAATCACTTGAACACCTCGGATGCCAAAGAGAAAGACGTGCATCTCTTCACCACCAACGTACCGGCTGCAGATTTTTATCTGATCAATTTTGATGTAGATGCCACCAACACGCGGGTTGCCCGGGATGGTGACAACATCACGACTCTATCCTCTGCGATGAATGCTTTTGAGGCCGAAGTTCTTCCTACCCTGTTGGAACCTTTCCGTGCCGGTGACATCATTCGCATCGATGACGAATACCTGCGGATGGAAAGCGTGGGCAGCGACCGCCTGGTGGTCTTGCGCGGTTTGTACAATAGCGCCCTGCGCAGCCACGGCGAAGGCAGCTTGATCTTTATTCTCTCGAATCAAAGCAATCAGGCGGCGATTGCCAAACAAGGTTGGGGTCTGAAACTGGCGATTGACGCGATCAAAGCGGCGACTCACAAGACCAAAGTTGTTTTGGTCGGGCACAGCATGGGCGGTCTGGCCGCGAGATATTATGCCCAGAATTTCTCGGCAGGCGACGTGGCCAAAATCGTGACCATCGGCACGCCTAACCTGGGCGCCATCAAGGAAGATATCTATTTTGACGAGGCCGTGCAGTTGTTCGTCAATTCAATCGATGCGAGAAGTGAAGCCGTGCGGGATCTGGCCTACTGGTATGATTTCGAGCACACGCGCGACCTCGCCGCCCCGGGCGTGCCTGACACACGGGATAACGGCATTTTTCTTTTCGGTGGAAATGAAAACGGGGTGCCGGCGGGCAAATTCATCAATCGCGACATCAATGCCAACGGCACCGAAGGGGATGCCATTCGGGGCCTGAACCAGGGGCCGCTGCCAAACGATTTTGAATACTTCTTTCTGGTGGGAAAGGCGCGCGACGAGACGGCGATTGCCACGAAGGACAAGCAAGCCCGGCGCATTGCAGTCGAGGCGCCGAATGACGGCGTGGTGCTGGTCAGCCGGCAGTGGCTCGATTTGTCGAACGGCTATTATCGCGGCAGCTACACTTGGAAAATGACTGATCCTCCCATTGCGGCATGGCACTCTGAAGGCTTCACGAAAATCCCATTCACCAAACCGGACACCTGGGAAACGCATGAAGTCGCCGAGGTGATCAAGGCGCTCGACGAGCCGGATACTTATCCGCACGCTTATGAGATTGTGCCCGGAACCACGCAGCATTTCATTTCCGCGCCACAGCCGCGCGGCGGCATTCGTGATCGCGATTGGTTTGTGCTCAATCTCGCGTCCGCGGGTGAAAAGGACATCACCCTGCGAGACTTTCCTTTCTTCACGGCCTCAGGCGCTGCTCGCATGTGGTTGTATGCCGGAGGGGATCCCACCACCGCCATTGACTCGGTGAAGTCCCAGGCGGGACAGGACTATGTGCTCTGGCGCCGGAATTTCTCCCAAGCCGGCCGCTACTATCTCAGAATCGAGACGCTGGCGACGGAGGTTTCCTGGCAAACGCCGGTGTCTCTTTCCGTCCGCAGTTTGGGCGCGGCAGCACAACTCGCGCTGAGCGCCAGCAGTGCTGCGATTCCTGCCAACAATTCCGCAACGACCCAGCTCAGTGTCAGGATTCTCGACAGCGATGGCAATCAATTGACGTCCGCCACCAACCCCATCACCTTCACCCTCACCTCCGGCGCGGCCTCCGCCACACTGGTGGGGCCCAACCCAATCAACGCGGTGAACGGCGTGGCCACGATCACGCTGCGATCCACCACCACGCCGGGCTTGGTGACCATTCAGGCTTCCTCGCCGGGACTGGCTCCTGGAACGACGACGGTTTCGGTTTACAGCAACCCGACTTTGGTTTCCGGCACGATCACGACCAACACCACATGGACCCTGGCGAATAGTCCATATCAGGTGACTGGCGATATCGATGTCAGACCTGGAATCACGCTGACAATGGAACCCGGCGTCACCGTGATGTTCAACAGCAGCGCAGATATGAGAATCAATGGCACGCTTCTGGCCAATGGCACCGCCAGCCAGCACATCAATTTCACTTCCTCTGCAGCCAATCCCTACGTCGGGGCCTGGCGTGGTCTGGTCATCAATCAGCCACCAGGCGTGCTGCGGAGCAGCCTGAGTTACTGTGATTTCTCCTACGGCGGCCAAGTCAGTCTCAACACCAATTATGATGTGCTCGAAATCAGCGGTTACGCCGAACCGCAGATCACCGCTTGCACCATTCGTGACTGCCGCCGGAATGGCGTCAAAGTCGTTTCGGGCAGATACGACAACAATTTCACCCTGAACGTGACGGCTTTGCCTTTGATCGTGGATGAGATCTACATCAGCCGTAGCGCGGTGATGACCATCGCGCCCGGCGCGCACCTCAAGCTAACCGAGGGCGCCAACATCCTTGTCGAGGGCGGACTCATTGCGAATGGCACGCCCGCACAGCGCATCGTTTTTACCTCGATTCGCGACGATGCCCTCGACGGCGACACTGACGGCAACGGCGCCGGTGCCGGCAGCGTGGGCGACTGGGGCGGCATTGAATTCAGGGACACTGTTGATGACGGCAATTGCACGATGCAATACTGTGACATCAAATTCGCCGCGCGCATCGCCTACGGCGACTTGGAGGTGCCCGTTCGCCTCGATGCGCGCGCCAATCCCACCTTCAAATCCCTGCGCTTCAGTGACTGTCGTTACAACGGTATCGAAGTGGTGAAGGGCGTATACAACACGAACATTCGGCTCGACCAAACCGCAGTGCCATATCTGATTCGTGGCGATCTCAAAGTGGAGAAGCCGGCGGTGTTGACCATCGCCGCCGGCACGCTCTTCAAGATGGCTAACGGCAGTGACCTCCGCATCAACGGCGGGCTGATTTGCCAGGGCGTGGCCGGCAATCCGGTCCGCTTCACTTCCATCAATGATGACAGCCGCGGCGGCGATACCGGCAATGACGGCGAAACCGCCGGCAGCGCGGGCGAGTGGGGCGGCGTCTCCATCGAGGTCGACGCCAAAGGCAGCAGCATGAGTTTTACCGAATTCCATTTTGGTGGCAGCAGTGGTTTCAATGAAACGGGAAGTCCGCTGCTGCTGGACATGCGCGCCGAGGTGACCTTCGCCAATTTGACCTTCGGCAATTGCACCACCAACGGCATCACCATCCTCGCGACCAACTATGACCGCGACGCGCGGCTGCGTTTCCCCGGCCAGACTCCTTACGTGCAGCTCGGCGATCTCTCGGTTGCCGCCGGCGCTAAATTGACCATCGATCCCGGCTGTGTGATTAAGCTCAGCGAAGGATCCGATATCCACATCAACGGCGGCTTGCTGGCCGAAGGCACGGCCGCCGCGCCAATCATTTTCACTTCACTCGCGGATGATTCCCTGTTGGGTGACAGCAACAACAACGGCAACAGTCAAGGGGTGGCCAGCCGGTGGGGCGGCATATCGTTTAGCAACAGTGCCACCTCCAGGGACTGCCGCCTGCGGCATTGCCAGTTTCGCTATGGCGGCGCCGGCGGCATTCACAACCTCGGATGGACCATGCAAGTTTCCGCGCTGGTGAATCCGGTTTTCGAGAACCTTCGTTTCTCACAAAACGCCAGTAATGGCATCCGGGTTGTCGATGGTTCTTATGCATCGAGCATCGTTCTCGACCAGACTGCTGTGCCCTATCTGCTCTCCGGCGATTACGGCATCGAAGCCTCCGCCGGCCTCACCATCGCGCCCGGCACGTTATTGAAGTGCTATGGCGAAACGGACATTTTCATTAAGGGCCGCCTGACGGCCGTGGGGACACCCTCGGCGCCGATCGTTTTCACCTCCTTTCGTGATGATCGCCTCGCGGGCGACAGCAATAACGATGGTGTCAGCAACGGCGTTGCCGGCGACTGGGGCGGCATCGTATTTCAATCCGAGAGCCTCCCCGGTGTCAGCGAAGTGGCCCACTGTGAGTTTTGGTATGGTGCTGGAGCCGGATTCCGCAGTTCGGACGCGGTATTGCGCTTTGAAAACACCAGCCAGAAAATCCACCATGTCAAGATGCGGCAGGTGCGCTGGCACGGGATTTACGCGAACGGCAATGCTTCGCCGGATCTGGGCGGAGGCGCTTATTCGAGCCCGGGCAACAATTCTCTTCTTGATTTCAATATTGCTGCCGACCGTTATGCCGTGTTCAATGACGGCAGCGCAACGATCTTTGCCCGGAACAACACTTGGGACGGCTCCACCGTCGCTGCCATTGCGCAGGAGATTTATGACAAGTCCGACAACGCTTCCAAAGGCGAGGTCATTTTTCAACCGTTCAATCCTGCTGGAGACAGCGAGGCGCCGCAAATATCCGTGCTGTTTCCCAATGGCGGTGAGACGCTGCTCGCCGGCAGCGCCGTGACCCTGCGCTGGTATGCCCGTGACAACCTCGCCGTCACCCAAGTCGCTGTTTCGCTCACCCGGGACGGCGGCCAGACTTTTCAGCCACTCACCTCTTTCACCGGCCAGCAAGAGGAATATGCGTGGACGGTGGCGGGGCCACTCTCCTCGCGCTGCCTTTTGAAAGCGACGGCTCGTGATGCCGCCGGCAACGAACGTTTCGATGTCTCGGACAGTTTCTTCGCGATCGTCGATTCCGGCAGCAGCGTCAACTATCCCCCCTCGACGCCACTGCCGCTGCGGCCGCTCGCCGGCGAGGAAATGCGCGGCAATGATTTGCTGATCTGGCAGGCCAGCGTCGATCCCAATCCCTTCGACCAGATCGTTTATCGTCTGGAAATCGACAACAACGCCAATTTCCTCTCGCCAGAGCTGGTGGAGGACAATATCGACAGCTCGCGCATCACAGTGATTGCAGAGTCCGCCAAGGCAGGCCTCACCCTGGCGGGGCAAAATGTGCTGGCGGTGCGGTTGGATCGCCTCGCCGGTTTTACCAATCTGCAGGATGATGTGATTTATAATTGGCGGGTGCGCGCGCGTGATCTGCAAAACGCAGTGTCGGCCTTTGCGAGCGGCACGGCGCGCTTTTTCATGAACAAGACCAACACCGCGCCGCAAGCCGTGGCAACCG
The window above is part of the bacterium genome. Proteins encoded here:
- a CDS encoding alpha/beta fold hydrolase; translation: MRPITWQLIATLLLSALLHLAPKLQAQQPPYPIILIHGLNASYATWTEAGGVAQQLQSYGWRNGGVVHVTLDYYRNHLNTSDAKEKDVHLFTTNVPAADFYLINFDVDATNTRVARDGDNITTLSSAMNAFEAEVLPTLLEPFRAGDIIRIDDEYLRMESVGSDRLVVLRGLYNSALRSHGEGSLIFILSNQSNQAAIAKQGWGLKLAIDAIKAATHKTKVVLVGHSMGGLAARYYAQNFSAGDVAKIVTIGTPNLGAIKEDIYFDEAVQLFVNSIDARSEAVRDLAYWYDFEHTRDLAAPGVPDTRDNGIFLFGGNENGVPAGKFINRDINANGTEGDAIRGLNQGPLPNDFEYFFLVGKARDETAIATKDKQARRIAVEAPNDGVVLVSRQWLDLSNGYYRGSYTWKMTDPPIAAWHSEGFTKIPFTKPDTWETHEVAEVIKALDEPDTYPHAYEIVPGTTQHFISAPQPRGGIRDRDWFVLNLASAGEKDITLRDFPFFTASGAARMWLYAGGDPTTAIDSVKSQAGQDYVLWRRNFSQAGRYYLRIETLATEVSWQTPVSLSVRSLGAAAQLALSASSAAIPANNSATTQLSVRILDSDGNQLTSATNPITFTLTSGAASATLVGPNPINAVNGVATITLRSTTTPGLVTIQASSPGLAPGTTTVSVYSNPTLVSGTITTNTTWTLANSPYQVTGDIDVRPGITLTMEPGVTVMFNSSADMRINGTLLANGTASQHINFTSSAANPYVGAWRGLVINQPPGVLRSSLSYCDFSYGGQVSLNTNYDVLEISGYAEPQITACTIRDCRRNGVKVVSGRYDNNFTLNVTALPLIVDEIYISRSAVMTIAPGAHLKLTEGANILVEGGLIANGTPAQRIVFTSIRDDALDGDTDGNGAGAGSVGDWGGIEFRDTVDDGNCTMQYCDIKFAARIAYGDLEVPVRLDARANPTFKSLRFSDCRYNGIEVVKGVYNTNIRLDQTAVPYLIRGDLKVEKPAVLTIAAGTLFKMANGSDLRINGGLICQGVAGNPVRFTSINDDSRGGDTGNDGETAGSAGEWGGVSIEVDAKGSSMSFTEFHFGGSSGFNETGSPLLLDMRAEVTFANLTFGNCTTNGITILATNYDRDARLRFPGQTPYVQLGDLSVAAGAKLTIDPGCVIKLSEGSDIHINGGLLAEGTAAAPIIFTSLADDSLLGDSNNNGNSQGVASRWGGISFSNSATSRDCRLRHCQFRYGGAGGIHNLGWTMQVSALVNPVFENLRFSQNASNGIRVVDGSYASSIVLDQTAVPYLLSGDYGIEASAGLTIAPGTLLKCYGETDIFIKGRLTAVGTPSAPIVFTSFRDDRLAGDSNNDGVSNGVAGDWGGIVFQSESLPGVSEVAHCEFWYGAGAGFRSSDAVLRFENTSQKIHHVKMRQVRWHGIYANGNASPDLGGGAYSSPGNNSLLDFNIAADRYAVFNDGSATIFARNNTWDGSTVAAIAQEIYDKSDNASKGEVIFQPFNPAGDSEAPQISVLFPNGGETLLAGSAVTLRWYARDNLAVTQVAVSLTRDGGQTFQPLTSFTGQQEEYAWTVAGPLSSRCLLKATARDAAGNERFDVSDSFFAIVDSGSSVNYPPSTPLPLRPLAGEEMRGNDLLIWQASVDPNPFDQIVYRLEIDNNANFLSPELVEDNIDSSRITVIAESAKAGLTLAGQNVLAVRLDRLAGFTNLQDDVIYNWRVRARDLQNAVSAFASGTARFFMNKTNTAPQAVATGFTPAGDVEVRTARPTISWQAADDPDPSDGAEVLRYRLQADDDGEFNNDVGITVQTNPGVTFYPPTQDLRENARYSWRVQASDDEGAVSPWSGVQTFWVNALREPPAAFAIMAPPPDYLSPSDTVMFAWQASADPDPFDSLRYVLEWSLKRTFSSVYRAAISAPATQLRFIRPAGAGEIFWRLKAVDPDSLATYAGPTGQEPRRLRWQGTEVASSPSIPSQFSLGQNYPNPFNPETTIAFGLPRPVHVLLQIYNLLGQKVRTLVDEDMTAGYASVKWDGKDDRTQVVPSGVYVYRIQAGDFSATRKLVLMQ